One genomic segment of Erpetoichthys calabaricus chromosome 7, fErpCal1.3, whole genome shotgun sequence includes these proteins:
- the LOC114654182 gene encoding cholesterol 25-hydroxylase-like protein 2, whose amino-acid sequence MDLSIVMKHLPTDTKHCSNEFALEKPFFAPLWDYLRINYNEVMRSPLLPVFLSIFTYLSLCLFYMTLDLLAPLVPAINRYKIHPENPVKALDILKAILLTLYNHVIFVFPAAVAQWYWRPKLPLVEDAPTLLEFSTGIIGCTILFDSQYYIWHLVHHKSRWLYVTFHATHHEYHTTFCWVTQYMSAFELMSVGFWTTLDPVLLQCHPLTGYAFMVFNVWISVEDHSGYDFPWALHNIIPFELWGGSVKHDMHHQKPTANFQPFFSHWDWLGGTYFYQKKSSRNKDKNEK is encoded by the coding sequence ATGGATCTCAGCATTGTAATGAAGCATCTGCCAACAGACACCAAGCATTGTTCAAATGAATTTGCTTTGGAGAAACCTTTCTTTGCCCCTCTGTGGGACTACCTTAGGATTAACTACAATGAAGTGATGAGATCTCCTTTGCTTCCAGTATTTCTTTCTATCTTTACATATCTCAGCCTTTGCTTGTTCTACATGACTTTGGATCTTCTTGCTCCACTGGTACCTGCTATTAAtcgctacaagatacaccctgaAAACCCTGTGAAGGCACTGGACATTTTGAAGGCGATTCTACTAACCTTGTACAACCATGTCATCTTTGTTTTTCCGGCAGCTGTGGCTCAGTGGTATTGGAGGCCAAAGCTTCCACTGGTGGAAGATGCTCCAACGCTTTTGGAATTCTCTACAGGCATTATTGGATGCACCATCCTCTTTGATTCCCAGTACTACATCTGGCACCTTGTGCACCACAAGTCCCGGTGGCTCTATGTAACTTTTCATGCCACCCACCATGAATATCACACAACATTCTGTTGGGTCACCCAGTACATGTCTGCCTTTGAGCTAATGAGTGTTGGCTTTTGGACCACCTTGGACCCTGTTCTTCTTCAATGTCACCCCCTTACAGGTTATGCTTTTATGGTCTTCAACGTCTGGATATCAGTGGAAGATCACAGTGGCTATGATTTTCCTTGGGCTCTGCACAATATTATTCCATTTGAGCTCTGGGGTGGCTCAGTCAAGCATGACATGCACCATCAGAAACCAACAGCAAACtttcaacctttcttctctcacTGGGATTGGCTTGGAGGCACCTATTTCTATCAGAAGAAGTCCTCTAGAAATAAGGACAAGAATGAAAAGTGA